Proteins found in one Methanofollis fontis genomic segment:
- a CDS encoding NADH-quinone oxidoreductase subunit B family protein — translation MTGMLQKFKNAVRSRSIHVAYVDTGSCNGCDIEVLACLSPRYDLEQYGIYVHNNPREADVLLVIGCVTPQWEDKLPAIWEKIPEPKVAIAIGNCPVSGCVFNREGSYVNPPASKYIPIAANVPGCPPRPTEIIRAVLSLAPTVFKDYEEKKP, via the coding sequence ATGACTGGAATGCTCCAGAAATTTAAAAATGCCGTGCGTTCCCGCTCAATTCATGTCGCATACGTGGACACAGGTTCGTGCAACGGCTGCGACATCGAGGTGCTCGCCTGCCTCTCGCCGCGCTACGACCTTGAGCAGTACGGCATCTATGTCCACAACAACCCGCGGGAGGCAGACGTCCTGCTGGTGATCGGTTGCGTCACTCCCCAGTGGGAAGACAAACTCCCGGCGATCTGGGAGAAGATCCCCGAACCGAAGGTGGCGATCGCCATCGGCAACTGCCCGGTATCGGGCTGTGTCTTCAACCGCGAGGGGAGTTATGTGAACCCGCCTGCATCCAAATATATCCCTATCGCCGCAAATGTGCCGGGATGCCCGCCAAGACCGACCGAAATCATCAGAGCGGTCCTTTCGCTTGCGCCAACAGTATTCAAAGACTACGAGGAGAAAAAACCATGA
- a CDS encoding DUF2106 family protein, producing MIISRISKILADFDNLSFLYATLILVGIVIGLFTLPGITYHGDDLYPKAIDRTSSLDPYDRGGEPFGNTSVAAQYPENSPYLGYVTAYLTPFSEFLADTTPHLGTTIVSHPGGIIDEILYNTRGLDTVVETSILFTAFSIASFLFRRREG from the coding sequence ATGATCATCAGCAGAATTTCAAAGATCCTTGCGGACTTCGATAACCTCTCGTTCCTGTATGCTACGCTCATCCTGGTCGGCATCGTCATCGGGCTCTTCACCCTCCCCGGTATCACCTACCACGGGGACGACCTCTACCCCAAGGCGATCGACCGCACGAGCAGCCTCGACCCCTATGACCGCGGGGGCGAACCCTTCGGGAACACAAGCGTTGCGGCGCAGTACCCCGAAAACTCACCGTACCTGGGCTATGTGACCGCCTACCTCACGCCCTTCTCAGAGTTCCTTGCCGACACCACCCCACATCTCGGCACCACGATCGTCTCCCATCCTGGCGGCATCATCGACGAGATCCTGTACAACACACGGGGGCTCGACACCGTCGTTGAAACCAGCATCCTCTTCACGGCATTTTCAATTGCCTCGTTCCTCTTCAGGAGGCGGGAGGGATGA
- a CDS encoding molybdopterin dinucleotide binding domain-containing protein: MRFVFNTGRTAAQGAGLERKTSEEYQKATSVARMNPVDMMDLEIEDGERLRVSGPAGTVVLRVEANDGIPRGTVFVPLGPYANAVLDGETHGTGMPDYKSVSVEIEPTDDPVPTIPALMEGIGGVALRREE; the protein is encoded by the coding sequence ATGAGGTTTGTCTTCAATACCGGGCGGACGGCCGCACAGGGTGCCGGGCTCGAGCGCAAGACCTCTGAGGAGTATCAGAAGGCGACCTCAGTCGCCAGGATGAACCCGGTGGACATGATGGACCTGGAGATCGAGGACGGCGAACGGCTACGCGTCAGCGGTCCGGCAGGAACGGTGGTGCTCAGGGTGGAGGCGAACGACGGCATCCCGCGGGGGACGGTGTTTGTCCCCCTCGGCCCCTACGCCAATGCCGTTCTGGACGGCGAGACCCATGGCACCGGCATGCCCGACTACAAGTCGGTCAGTGTGGAGATCGAACCCACCGACGATCCGGTACCGACGATCCCGGCACTGATGGAAGGGATCGGGGGCGTCGCCCTCAGGAGGGAGGAGTGA
- a CDS encoding DUF2108 domain-containing protein, which produces MIEYLQVALALITLIGALGTAFSRDPFSKLIALGVMIGGIVPFIVGRGYLDVAVAVALIAPVTTIFVLAITGRYDNAD; this is translated from the coding sequence ATGATTGAGTACCTACAGGTCGCGCTTGCCTTGATTACACTTATTGGAGCCCTTGGGACCGCTTTTTCACGTGATCCCTTCAGCAAACTGATCGCCCTCGGGGTGATGATCGGCGGCATCGTCCCCTTTATCGTGGGGCGGGGCTATCTCGACGTGGCCGTGGCCGTGGCCCTGATCGCACCGGTAACAACGATTTTTGTGCTCGCCATCACCGGGAGGTACGACAATGCAGACTGA
- a CDS encoding formylmethanofuran dehydrogenase subunit B, whose translation MIHRDMVCPFCGCLCDDLVVETEDGQVVQVDNACTLGSNKMMGAWQHRLKSPVMRDGGGWRDTTYEEACEYAAGVLLDADRPLMYGWSSTQGEAQGIGVSMAELLGGVIDSTTSVCHGPSILAIQEVGHPGCTLGQVKNRADLVIYWACNPTEAHPRHMSRYTTYADGFFMENAFRDRKLIVVDVRKSDTASIADEFMQVKPGGDYAVLSALRAIVRGRADVVPKTVAGVTKEQLVRVAALCKEARFGALFFGVGLTMAPGKYKNVRNAIELVDELNRHTKWTLTPLRGHYNVYGSNEVFTWMTGYPYAVDFSRQIAFYNPGETTAVDILARQECDACLIVASDPGAHFPKQCLEHLAEIPTVLIDPMQTATTPLCRCQIPTAVTGMDASGTAYRMDGVPIHLKKFLDLGYPTDTEIIGRIFKQVKEVKHP comes from the coding sequence ATGATCCACAGAGATATGGTCTGCCCGTTCTGCGGATGCCTCTGCGACGACCTGGTGGTGGAGACCGAGGACGGACAGGTGGTGCAGGTGGACAACGCCTGCACACTCGGCAGCAACAAGATGATGGGGGCATGGCAGCACCGTCTAAAAAGCCCGGTGATGCGGGACGGCGGGGGGTGGCGGGACACCACCTATGAGGAGGCATGCGAGTATGCCGCCGGCGTGCTCCTGGACGCCGACCGACCCCTGATGTACGGCTGGTCGAGCACCCAGGGTGAGGCGCAGGGCATCGGCGTTTCCATGGCCGAACTGCTCGGCGGCGTTATCGATTCCACCACCTCGGTCTGCCACGGTCCCTCGATCCTGGCCATCCAGGAGGTCGGTCACCCGGGGTGCACCCTGGGACAGGTGAAAAACCGCGCAGACCTCGTCATCTACTGGGCATGCAACCCGACCGAGGCGCATCCCCGGCACATGAGCAGGTACACCACCTATGCCGACGGCTTTTTCATGGAAAACGCCTTCAGGGACAGAAAGCTCATCGTCGTCGATGTCAGGAAGAGCGATACCGCCTCGATCGCCGACGAGTTCATGCAGGTGAAACCGGGCGGCGATTATGCGGTGCTCTCGGCATTGCGGGCGATCGTGCGGGGCCGCGCCGATGTGGTGCCAAAGACGGTGGCCGGCGTCACGAAGGAGCAGCTGGTGCGGGTGGCGGCGCTGTGCAAGGAGGCCCGGTTCGGCGCCCTCTTCTTTGGCGTCGGGCTCACGATGGCCCCAGGCAAGTACAAGAATGTCAGGAACGCCATCGAACTGGTCGACGAACTCAACCGCCATACCAAATGGACCCTGACACCCCTCCGCGGCCACTACAATGTCTATGGCTCAAACGAAGTCTTCACCTGGATGACCGGGTACCCGTATGCCGTCGATTTTTCCCGGCAGATCGCCTTCTACAACCCGGGCGAGACAACGGCGGTGGACATCCTGGCGCGGCAGGAGTGCGATGCCTGCCTGATCGTGGCGTCTGATCCAGGCGCCCATTTCCCAAAACAATGCCTTGAACACCTTGCAGAGATCCCGACCGTGCTCATCGATCCGATGCAGACGGCCACCACGCCCCTCTGCCGGTGCCAGATACCGACGGCGGTGACCGGGATGGACGCCTCCGGCACCGCCTACCGGATGGATGGGGTGCCCATCCACCTGAAGAAGTTTCTGGACCTCGGCTATCCGACCGATACCGAGATCATCGGCCGGATCTTCAAGCAGGTGAAGGAGGTGAAACACCCATGA
- a CDS encoding EhaG family protein, with protein MTSYWIVLTIVLIATAIAFSALLRENDDLHRLLLTDLAEIVGLTIIALVATDLAEALILPGLVVGISELMALSEVYLVKEGLKQAPERLMHLEIMDSAPAILAAVLVVYGIILSGFSGGAVAGTGLLFWFFCKGHDEAFALIETASGYAWVLWIAAFFIFMIAPSYWLFAVMVAGGAILLKVMAKMALVGTMRGGKHV; from the coding sequence ATGACGTCGTACTGGATCGTCCTCACGATCGTCCTGATCGCCACGGCAATCGCCTTTTCCGCCCTGCTCCGTGAGAATGACGATCTCCACCGGCTCCTGCTCACCGATCTCGCCGAGATCGTCGGACTCACCATCATCGCCCTTGTAGCGACCGATCTCGCCGAGGCGCTGATCCTTCCGGGTCTTGTCGTCGGGATCTCTGAACTGATGGCCCTCTCAGAAGTGTATCTCGTCAAAGAAGGGCTGAAACAGGCACCAGAACGGCTGATGCACCTCGAGATCATGGACAGCGCTCCGGCAATCCTCGCGGCCGTGCTCGTTGTCTATGGGATCATCCTCTCTGGCTTCTCGGGCGGTGCGGTCGCAGGTACCGGCCTCCTCTTCTGGTTCTTCTGCAAGGGGCACGACGAGGCCTTCGCCTTGATTGAGACGGCAAGCGGTTACGCCTGGGTGCTCTGGATCGCGGCCTTCTTCATCTTCATGATCGCACCCTCATACTGGCTCTTTGCAGTGATGGTGGCAGGCGGTGCCATCCTCCTGAAGGTGATGGCCAAGATGGCCCTCGTGGGCACCATGCGGGGTGGAAAGCATGTTTGA
- a CDS encoding AI-2E family transporter has product MAPDLPLPDRLTVYLVLGIFAAGAIAFWGLLWVVILAASIAVVIMPLQRWLSRSIGEASAALISTIAVFFAVFGALGFAIGVLAQNAEYLSGIVQGILAWIDSAQVPGVTNGVSSPDLAEWFSGQFDDLGEWISAIATQVPMLIVDLIVFFLSLYMFVFRGDALAAEITASLPVRLRSAVERMTVTSVDTLYAIYVVHVATSVITFVLAIPFFYVLGYDHILFYALMAALFQLIPILGPSIIMLFLGAYALSLGDIRGAILVALIGYPIVCALPDLYFRPLMMGRRASIHPVIMWIGFFGGLAVMGIVGFVLGPLFLALGVAGYHILVEEMEGVKKTANA; this is encoded by the coding sequence ATGGCACCCGATCTACCCCTCCCTGACCGCCTGACCGTCTATCTCGTCCTGGGCATCTTCGCCGCCGGGGCCATCGCCTTCTGGGGCCTGCTCTGGGTGGTGATCCTGGCCGCTTCCATTGCTGTTGTGATTATGCCCCTGCAACGCTGGCTTTCCCGCTCCATCGGCGAGGCGAGCGCCGCCCTGATCTCCACCATAGCAGTATTTTTCGCGGTGTTCGGTGCCCTCGGTTTTGCCATCGGTGTGCTGGCCCAGAATGCCGAGTATCTCTCGGGGATCGTTCAGGGTATCCTGGCATGGATCGATTCTGCGCAGGTGCCCGGCGTGACGAACGGGGTGTCATCACCTGACCTCGCCGAATGGTTTTCCGGCCAGTTTGACGACCTTGGCGAATGGATCTCTGCGATTGCCACACAGGTGCCGATGCTCATCGTCGACCTGATCGTCTTCTTCCTCTCCCTCTATATGTTCGTCTTCAGGGGGGACGCACTTGCAGCCGAGATCACTGCCTCCCTGCCTGTTCGCCTCCGTTCCGCCGTTGAACGGATGACCGTCACCTCGGTGGACACCCTCTATGCGATCTATGTCGTCCATGTGGCGACCTCGGTGATCACCTTCGTCCTGGCTATACCGTTTTTCTACGTGCTCGGCTACGACCACATCCTCTTCTACGCGCTGATGGCGGCGCTCTTCCAGCTGATCCCGATCCTGGGCCCCTCGATCATCATGCTCTTCCTGGGCGCCTATGCCCTCTCCCTTGGCGATATCAGGGGTGCGATCCTTGTCGCCCTCATTGGCTACCCGATCGTCTGCGCCCTGCCGGACCTGTATTTCAGGCCACTGATGATGGGGCGGCGGGCAAGCATCCACCCGGTGATCATGTGGATCGGGTTTTTCGGCGGTCTTGCGGTGATGGGTATCGTCGGATTCGTGCTCGGTCCCCTCTTCCTCGCACTCGGGGTCGCCGGATACCATATCCTGGTGGAGGAGATGGAGGGTGTGAAGAAGACAGCGAATGCCTGA
- a CDS encoding DUF2109 domain-containing protein: MAELIALYVCGAIALLAAVRTIIEPDTYRKLPYLNVMNFAIAGLIVLILSHPLSILAAAAYFVGSTLEANAIASARAEVMQHD; this comes from the coding sequence GTGGCGGAGTTGATCGCCCTCTATGTCTGCGGTGCAATCGCACTCCTTGCCGCCGTGCGCACGATCATCGAGCCCGACACCTACCGGAAACTCCCGTACCTGAATGTGATGAACTTCGCGATCGCCGGACTGATCGTGCTGATCCTGAGCCATCCACTCTCCATTCTGGCTGCAGCGGCATATTTTGTCGGTTCGACCCTTGAGGCCAATGCGATCGCATCGGCGCGTGCGGAGGTGATGCAACATGATTGA
- a CDS encoding DUF1959 domain-containing protein — translation MTEYLYEKDLRPLKYNVIIGKRQDQTVREMAALLGIRIQKLRLLLIERLDMSNLENMPARFEAGLSAMDSKDPIADALGRDLFVRYVQVFTKSEMEAAYARARSLADGGLAHDDAVGEGKAMLREVISP, via the coding sequence ATGACTGAATATCTCTATGAAAAGGATCTGCGCCCCCTGAAATACAACGTGATCATAGGAAAACGTCAGGACCAGACGGTCAGAGAAATGGCCGCCCTTCTTGGCATCAGAATTCAGAAACTCCGCCTCCTTCTCATCGAACGGCTTGACATGTCCAATCTTGAGAACATGCCTGCCCGGTTCGAGGCCGGACTCTCCGCCATGGACAGCAAAGACCCTATCGCGGATGCCCTCGGCAGAGACCTCTTCGTCCGCTATGTCCAGGTCTTTACCAAATCGGAGATGGAGGCCGCATATGCCAGGGCACGATCCCTTGCCGACGGCGGACTCGCCCATGATGATGCGGTCGGGGAAGGCAAGGCAATGCTCAGGGAAGTGATATCACCATGA
- a CDS encoding hydrogenase large subunit, with the protein MKRTVDVAVPLGPVHPCWKEPIRIKCETKGELVYNTEVELGYMKKGIERIMQGRPWQEVMFLAERVCGICSVVHNMVFTETMEAISGIAPPERAALLRVIVNELDRIQSHLIANFSYCYTIEHETIGMYLLNEREHAMDMIEMITGNRVNTAYMIPGGVRYDLQPEDENTLRTTLDLLERNIRRYTQMFEDGPMIGLRSRGVGVLTRDEALEAHAVGPTARASGIDVDMRTSHPTYQKLDFKPIIRTECDNYARIMVRFEEIIQSINLIRKALSMKSDGLVRGGGICQGGEMRYSGEAPRGELTYFVKADRYGRVEEIAIQTPSIMNIDACSHYMLKRARSIADVTSSFISSDPCVACTER; encoded by the coding sequence ATGAAAAGAACGGTCGATGTTGCAGTGCCCCTCGGACCGGTCCACCCCTGCTGGAAAGAGCCAATCAGGATCAAATGCGAAACAAAGGGGGAACTCGTCTATAACACCGAGGTGGAACTCGGCTACATGAAGAAAGGGATCGAACGGATCATGCAAGGTCGCCCCTGGCAGGAGGTGATGTTCCTTGCTGAACGGGTATGCGGCATCTGTTCCGTTGTCCACAATATGGTCTTCACCGAGACGATGGAGGCGATCAGCGGGATCGCACCGCCTGAACGTGCGGCCCTGCTGCGGGTGATCGTCAACGAACTCGACCGCATCCAGAGCCATCTCATCGCCAACTTCTCATATTGCTATACCATCGAGCATGAGACCATTGGGATGTATCTCCTCAATGAACGCGAGCATGCCATGGACATGATCGAGATGATCACCGGCAACCGGGTGAACACCGCCTACATGATCCCGGGCGGGGTCCGCTACGACCTGCAGCCAGAGGACGAGAACACTCTCAGGACGACCCTCGATCTGCTCGAACGGAACATCCGCCGGTATACTCAGATGTTTGAAGACGGACCGATGATCGGGCTGCGAAGCCGGGGCGTTGGTGTGCTCACCAGAGACGAAGCCCTCGAAGCCCATGCAGTCGGACCGACGGCGCGGGCAAGCGGGATCGATGTTGATATGCGCACATCTCACCCGACCTACCAGAAACTGGACTTCAAACCGATCATCCGGACCGAGTGCGACAATTACGCCAGGATCATGGTCAGGTTCGAGGAGATCATCCAGTCCATCAATCTGATCAGGAAGGCGCTTTCAATGAAGTCCGACGGGCTGGTGAGGGGTGGCGGCATCTGCCAGGGTGGTGAGATGCGATACTCGGGTGAGGCGCCCAGGGGAGAACTCACCTACTTTGTGAAGGCCGACCGCTACGGCAGGGTGGAGGAGATCGCCATTCAGACTCCATCCATCATGAACATTGACGCATGCTCACACTACATGCTGAAAAGGGCCAGATCCATCGCTGACGTGACCTCGTCCTTCATCAGTTCCGACCCCTGTGTGGCATGCACTGAGAGGTAA
- a CDS encoding EhaE family protein has translation MQTELALGLAVLIIGAVAAAFPRPKNYLTRIINLEIPAWGLLLVMLAYDETLALLTFIAVTAISTFVMIRVVERRKAA, from the coding sequence ATGCAGACTGAACTCGCTCTCGGGCTCGCGGTGCTGATCATTGGGGCCGTCGCCGCCGCATTCCCGCGGCCGAAAAACTACCTCACCCGGATCATCAACCTCGAAATCCCGGCATGGGGACTGCTCCTGGTGATGCTCGCCTACGACGAAACACTGGCATTGCTCACCTTTATCGCCGTTACCGCGATATCGACCTTTGTCATGATCAGAGTGGTCGAACGGAGGAAAGCGGCATGA
- a CDS encoding alpha/beta fold hydrolase has product MKIDMLALFTAFLCLCLCVTAGCTGTVEDRTAAVPEATPTPVSINDTPVQYAEVNGVSLAYREFGEGDPLLLVPGFGGVMDGWNETFIGILAGHYHVYTYDHRAMGYSGDNDDPYTIPQLADDAAALMGALGYESMHVYGVSMGSSVSQQLVIDHPEKVRKLVLSSPTYSVGLNETTVLYGLIVESAEDPSTPAGERKEAEANLVWEGTYDGLSGITNDVMLLVGTDDVLTPDAVAVQMAGEIEGSWLVRFKGVPHAGSHYAPVEYGEIVLTFLGMDESPL; this is encoded by the coding sequence ATGAAGATCGATATGCTCGCATTGTTCACGGCGTTTCTCTGCCTCTGCCTGTGTGTGACGGCAGGGTGCACCGGCACCGTCGAAGACAGAACGGCAGCGGTGCCTGAGGCGACGCCGACCCCCGTCTCCATCAATGATACGCCGGTCCAGTATGCAGAGGTGAACGGTGTCAGTCTGGCATACCGGGAGTTCGGGGAGGGCGATCCCCTGCTGCTGGTCCCCGGGTTCGGCGGGGTGATGGACGGGTGGAACGAGACATTTATTGGTATCCTTGCCGGGCACTACCATGTCTACACCTACGATCACCGCGCCATGGGCTACAGCGGCGACAATGACGACCCCTATACGATCCCGCAACTCGCCGACGATGCGGCGGCGCTGATGGGGGCGCTCGGTTATGAGAGCATGCATGTCTACGGCGTCTCGATGGGGTCGTCGGTCTCGCAGCAACTGGTTATCGACCATCCGGAAAAGGTCAGGAAACTCGTGCTCTCCTCGCCCACCTACAGCGTGGGGCTGAACGAGACGACGGTGCTCTACGGTCTGATCGTGGAGAGCGCGGAAGACCCTTCCACCCCCGCAGGGGAGCGAAAAGAGGCGGAGGCAAACCTGGTCTGGGAGGGCACCTATGACGGTCTTTCAGGCATTACCAATGACGTGATGCTCCTGGTCGGGACCGACGACGTCCTCACCCCCGATGCGGTGGCCGTACAGATGGCCGGAGAGATCGAGGGTTCGTGGCTTGTGCGCTTCAAGGGCGTCCCCCATGCCGGGTCCCATTATGCGCCGGTGGAGTACGGGGAGATCGTGCTGACCTTCCTGGGGATGGACGAGTCCCCCCTCTGA
- a CDS encoding 4Fe-4S binding protein — translation MGLSIVWYVREFLRGEWIKKFFLVKTAPLEDPPYFRGYPALTGKECTHCLSCMMICPTPGAIEVVREGETWVPKIYPGHCIRCGLCVEACPEDVLDAGRVLDTQHTDGTSISVRYQVTVNPDTCVRCGNCVVACPVNKEADPQLGASGTSANDDVIMRIHRGNLWVLHDEKCTGCKTCESVCPTNAIRIARVAEGRQGVDE, via the coding sequence ATGGGTCTGTCAATCGTCTGGTACGTCAGAGAATTCCTGCGCGGGGAATGGATCAAGAAATTCTTCCTGGTAAAGACCGCTCCACTCGAAGATCCACCCTACTTCAGGGGATATCCGGCGCTGACCGGGAAGGAGTGCACCCATTGCCTCTCCTGCATGATGATCTGCCCGACACCGGGAGCGATCGAGGTCGTCCGGGAGGGCGAGACATGGGTGCCGAAGATCTATCCGGGCCACTGCATCAGGTGCGGCCTCTGTGTCGAGGCCTGCCCTGAGGACGTGCTCGACGCCGGGCGCGTCCTCGACACCCAGCACACCGACGGCACCTCGATCTCGGTCCGCTATCAGGTGACGGTCAACCCGGACACCTGCGTACGCTGCGGCAACTGCGTGGTCGCCTGCCCGGTGAACAAGGAGGCCGACCCGCAGCTCGGGGCGAGCGGCACCTCGGCAAACGATGATGTGATCATGCGCATCCACCGCGGCAACCTCTGGGTGCTCCACGACGAGAAGTGCACCGGGTGCAAGACCTGTGAGAGCGTCTGCCCGACCAATGCGATCAGGATCGCCCGCGTCGCCGAGGGGCGGCAGGGGGTGGACGAATGA
- a CDS encoding respiratory chain complex I subunit 1 family protein, whose amino-acid sequence MIEYLIFAIFAGLLLHGIHRKAIARIQGRPGPPIWQEILHVLKFSFKQTWIPKTASQVLFVAVVPIAIGIWSTAFFVLLSGESLLLLFGVYMIHKIVEHGLGLSSGSPYGKFGAIRSVMSAASEIPLFATIAAVYLVTDSLMISDILAWQEVHGPLLLAIWPAAAALYIVVLAKMHYSPFAVIESKEIVSGNVTEHFGVWRAGLEAAFALKTFVLIYAFILIFIGPLPLLALAVAMLLVLLSLSFICAITPMLSPFDTVTIQIGVAGVIVVYVLAMGVLL is encoded by the coding sequence ATGATAGAATACCTGATCTTTGCTATCTTTGCCGGCCTCCTCCTTCACGGCATCCACCGGAAAGCGATCGCACGGATTCAGGGACGGCCCGGACCACCGATCTGGCAGGAGATCCTTCATGTCCTGAAATTCTCCTTCAAACAGACCTGGATCCCGAAGACCGCAAGCCAGGTTCTCTTCGTCGCCGTAGTGCCAATCGCCATCGGCATATGGAGCACCGCCTTCTTCGTGCTCCTCTCAGGGGAGAGCCTGCTCCTCCTTTTCGGAGTCTACATGATCCACAAGATCGTCGAGCACGGTCTCGGTCTCTCGTCGGGTTCGCCCTACGGCAAGTTCGGCGCCATCAGGTCGGTGATGTCGGCGGCCTCCGAGATACCGCTCTTCGCCACGATCGCTGCGGTCTATCTGGTCACCGATTCCCTGATGATCTCCGATATCCTCGCCTGGCAGGAGGTGCACGGCCCCCTCCTGCTGGCGATATGGCCGGCGGCCGCCGCCCTTTACATCGTCGTCCTGGCAAAGATGCATTACAGCCCCTTTGCCGTCATCGAGAGCAAGGAAATCGTAAGCGGGAACGTCACCGAGCACTTCGGCGTCTGGCGTGCAGGACTTGAGGCGGCCTTCGCCCTCAAGACCTTCGTGCTCATCTACGCCTTCATCCTGATCTTCATCGGACCGTTGCCCCTGTTGGCGCTGGCCGTGGCCATGCTCCTTGTGCTGCTGTCCCTCTCGTTTATCTGTGCCATCACGCCGATGCTCTCGCCCTTTGATACTGTCACCATCCAGATCGGGGTGGCGGGCGTGATTGTGGTCTATGTCCTCGCCATGGGGGTGTTATTATGA